The region aaacataatgCATGACATTGTGATTTCTCTGCAGGAACAGTGAGTGCTGGTTGGTCAGTGACGTTTGATAACCCAAATCCGTGTGCTTTAAAGGGATCATCAGTGGAGCTCAGCTGCTCATACAACTACACAGACGGGGAAACTGTTATAAAGACTGCATGGTACAAAGGGGAATTAAAAGATGGCACCTGGAGACGCGTTGAGCTCTCAGACCTTCCTTCATATCAAAATCGTTCTGAATTTTTTGGCGACCAGCTGCACGACTGTGGCCTTGCGATTCACGACCTGCAGGATAGTGACAGTGGACATTACTACTTCAGGTTTGATACGGAGACGTATGGGAGGCGGAGTAAAGAATCAGTGTATCTGACTGTCACAGGTAAAATTATTGCACATTGACTGTtactcttcaaatgttttcatctttTCTGAACATCACAGTCTCTGTTTCTTTAACTGACAGATGCAGAGCTGAGAGCCAGTGTTTACCCTGAGAGTGTGAGAGCAGGAGACACCGTGACTCTTAAATGTGGAACATACACGAGCACATCCTGCCAACTTCCCAGCACAGTTTGGTTCAAAGATGGACGTCCAGTAGCCGAACCAGTGTTCCAGGCTCAAGCCGAGGATGCTGGGAATTATTCATGTGCTGTCAAAGGACAGGAGTCAGTGCTATCTGACCCTGTGGCTCTGGATGTTCAGTGTAAGTATGTTTATTATGGAGAAACTGGTGTTTTACTGTGTGATGCAtgaacttaaaggaatagttcaacattacCCACAAGTTGCAAAACTTTCGCAAGATGGTTAAAACCCCTGCctccctccagccagttttacttcctgttttttggttaacattcattctcaaacagagaatgggggcttggttaatagtcagacgtaattcattaccatggcaaccagatttgattgtttttcaacccagtttagatgaaaccagcttagattaatttactgtttatcaacccacaaatgagacaagaattagtgCAACACGCCGacactctctcactcgctctcttcttcatcatctcctgctggcgaggcggccgtctgcTGGCTGAGTAGCCGCACCACCGCACGCCGGccggatagacatgttgccgaGGTCCGCCGTTTGAAATGGAGTTTCGGGACATTTTGGAGGttcaccgtccaccagcaccggccgCTCTCACCTCAGCTCCCAGCACCGACACTGCACCAGGCGGCACTGGGATTCGTTTgtttctctaacgggacttttctcttgtgTTCTTTTGGGCTGAAAGTTGCACGCTTCCGTTGTTcagacctgttagaggcccgcaaacctctggtatcggctgctttccgttaacttatctccagcaggaggagtaGGTAAAGAAGGGGGCGagtgagacagacagtcagtgtgttgtgttcattCTGTGTAATTCACTGCGTTGATTTCACCcgttcaccacacacacaaatgccgttgtgaaaataaacactaaactaaggtggaggaaactaaaaataaaatgacaaccctcagttagctaatgTAACAAGTTGGGCGAGCTATctacacctaactaactaactaactaactataaagacaaacagataaacagatCTATCAGTTTGCTGCTCGGACACAAACGAGCATGAGTGCGACTGTgcaagcttggaggatgacctttgacctgcagcttctactatagtcatattcccattttaccaACAACCTTCTCTTTtaaactttgagcacaaaattaagttatttgttaaaaataaatttggcaaacagtgtggctGATCAACTTAGTCCTGAAAGAActcaaaaaaatatgaaataatcacaggtaaaatacactggaggggggctttaaggttaagcattgaccttgaaaGTTTAAGGTTGGATAGATTGTCTGGCAGCGAGTCTCCcaagagtttttgcacgttCTCACAACTTGTGTGTTACCTTTTAGACACGATCGGAAAATacttattattgtgttttgttgcgtattgagtgagatgagaagatcgatgccACTCTCATGTGTGTCCATTAAATAAAAGGCTActgccagcagccagttagccagttagcttagcgcaaagacggagagagataaacatttgtttgatcctgtttgaattgctccatgaatcacacatgatgtttgtcaatttaaaacattattttgcaagtcaacaaagtttgtcgtagtatcatttagtttagtgtgaaaccgctcagtgaactacatctctcgtctcgcacaatatacgccaccaacactagctagctagctaactcagCTGTGttccacacacaaatgaaacgttagtctgatacttcaacagttttacaacaaactgagactttctcgacttgcaaaattattttttaaatatacaaacatcatctgtgtgattcatggagcaattcaaacTGTCCCTCtcccgttcatatttttttccaaaataaggtcccatggtggtccaccggaagggacGGGACTTCACTGCTGGTCACAGCCAGGCTGTTTAtggtctttgtgctaagctaagctaaccaactCCTGGTGGTAGCTTTGTATTTACTGTCcggatatgagagtggtatcagaCTTGAGTAGGGAataatatttcccaaaatgttgactttacatttttaaacgACGTATTCTTTGACAATTAATGTTTGGCTACAAATGGTCAGGATCATccatgaatattttcttttttacaaaaaaaatacagtctCTAAATGAATGTATAAAACAACACAGTGGTTGTGTTTTTAATACAGATCCTCCATTGAATGTGTCAGTTGAGGTGAGTTATCATGGCCCCCTGACAGAGGGCAGCAGTGTGAACCTGACCTGCAGCAGTGCTGCTAACCCTGCAGCAGACAGCTACACCTGGTACAGGGTGAGTACTGGCTCCATGCTGCAGGTGGGATCAGGACAGGTGCTGTCCCTCCCCTCTGTGGACGCGTCCCACACTGGACTCTACCTCTGCCGGGCCGGGAACCATCTAGGGGGAAACAACTCAACCGAGGTGCTGCTGACAGTGGACGAAACAGACAGTGAGTATGTAGAGAACATAAGATGGATCACAATGAGCTATTACAACCTGTTCAGGGACTGTATTCATAAGTGATTAATAACTCATCCTAATGGAAATGGTGAATTTGAATAGCCTGATTGGAAGGATTTTTAGTGGGGTGGAGATACAATTGCATTTTATTCATCACAACCATAAACCTGATTTTAGAAAATACAGTAACATGCAATTTAAAGAAACATCAGCTAAAGTTTTACAATGTATTTGCTGAACATTTTTAACTATATTTGAAAATTTCTCACAGTTTATTTCTACCTCTACTAGTTAACCGTGTCGTCCTCTTTGTTGGTATTGGAGTCAAAGTCTTTATAATCTTGTTGCTTCCACTGGTTATTATCTGGGCATGGTGAGTTCAGTTATACACAACATTCTTGATTTTGTGCCTCTTGGACTATGACATTTCATACTATGACTGTTATGAAACGTTACACTTTTCTTATTTCATTGTTTCAGGAGGCTGAGACGTAACTCTGCTGTGGATAAAGAGGTAAGAAGGACGCGGTTCTGTTTAAATAAACGAACGATGGTTTCACACAAAATGTCTAAATGTTGCCCTGTTATGTTTTCAGGAGAACGGCCATGATTATGAAAACATCAACCTAAAGAGCTGAGTCATTTAGAAGGAAATGTCTGTTCAGCCTGATGATATTTCATGACACCAGATACACGACTTGGCATGGGAACGTCTGTGGTTCAGTGGTATGCTGCTTGGAGCTCAACCAGAATACAGCTTAAGTTAAAGAGTTGAGCAGCAAGTTTGCCGGCATGAAAAATGCAGCAACACCTCTCGTTCTCTCCTGACTCCCATCTGTTCAAACAGTCAATCCTTCTCATGACACTGGAGACACTACCAAGAAAACATGACCTAGTTTTATCAGTGAAATACCCACAAAATGTAACTAAATGAAGCTATTTTACTTTGAACATGTTCCAGTTGAGCGAGTGGTTCACTGCTGGAACAACAGACAGTGTGCAGAGTCATTGTAGTCAAACCAGGATATGCTGCCCTCTTGTGTTTAAAATACTCATGTACATTATGTTCTGCTTGTAAATACAGTACTTTGTTACCTTCAGTCTACTAAATTATTTAGTTAGGGTAAGCTCAGGGTTGAGGTTTGTTAAGATATAATGagatttttataataattagtGTTTGTAATTGTAACAGACACAACCACAACAGCATAGCGTGCATGTATCGGGtcaatgcattttaaaattTGTTTCACACTGTAAACTGATCAATATGTGCCTCACACAGATGGCAGAACTGTGGTCAATATGGTAGTAGTCACTGATCGCTATTCAATAATCTTTTTGTATACCTTCTGGTGAAaactacacaaaacaacacGTGTAAACACCTGCATGCATAAGAACGAGCATTTCAAACTTGCTGCTGTGATAACTGTATAGATTATGTTTTTCTAGGGCATAGggcatttaaataaatatgttattaatatgTTTTGCGATGCAATAAACTCTTGTTTCCAAGGCAATTTCCTTTTGAGCAGTTAATTGTTGGAAAATGGAAAGTCCAATCTTCATTAAATCTAAAATAACACACATTCTGTACACCTTGGTATCACTCTAGATACGTCACAATTAGAAAAAATCTCAGATGACATACACTGTGGTTCAAAACAGCTTTAAAATCAGAAGCTCAGTATATGTAACGGAATCAGTGACATTACAATATGTGCACCTCTATTTCCTCATTAAAACGTCacataaatgttaaaaaatatacgCTAAATACAACCAAGCAAAACAGCTCTTGACCTGAcgagcacatacagtatgtgaaactGTCTCTTGAAATGAAACAAGCACTGCACTTCCTTGTTTACTTAATTATCATGTTTGCACCACTTTACTCTGCTCACTTTAATATGATGAATCAGGCAAAAGCAAATTGCTAAAAATAGCCGATAATGAGATGAAGAGTTGATATCCAAGTACATGTTGTAAATGTGATGTCCGGGTTGTCAGAGTCACTGTCCTCCTGGTTTTCATCCTCAGGCTCTGGTCAGTATCCGTTAGAGCCTTATCACTGCCAAGAGTTTACTCAAAACCACACAGATGGGACACAGTCCCGACTGCTAACAGCTCTTAATTGGATCATTATGTCTGTATTTTCTGTCATCGTCTTCAtgctcctcatcatcatctctaACAGGCTTTCAGTAACAGCTGTTTCTGGCTCACACAGTACTGGGTGCAAGTTAAAATCTGTGGTCGTCATGTGTGATGAACCACCAGAGGATGTATTCAAATTCACATCTGCTCCTGCAACAGTTCAAAAGCACAAAGtaaaaaaggaaatgagaaCAGAGGATTTTCAGTCTATTTTCtgttataataaatatttctttCTTGAAGATTGCAGTCACACTTAAACAAATGATCAGATAACCACGAGAATAAAGATAttcagacagtttttccttttttcttcagATCTGTTGGTTCTGAAATGAAGCATTTAGTCTCTTAAAGCCCAGGTGAGCCAAGTTCATCCTCATTGAAATCCAGGAGTTAAGGGTTTTTTCCTGCTTGCTTGAATGTACAGCGACGTCTATCGTGTGATCTTCAGGTTGTCACACTGTGTGAGTTGGAGCCACCATCAACAGTCTAggaagttgtttttcttctgtgtgCTACAGGGGGCTCAAGCAGGCCAAAAGGTGTTACAGCATGTGATGTAATACTAGTTTTAAGGTGTGAAGGTGAACACACAAGAGTGTCCGAGGATATTAAGAAAAAATGTGATGAATCATGAGttactttaataaaataaaaaggtctCTGCTGGTGGTTGTAGGCTGTTTGTACtttgttttgtactttaaggtgctgtagctgttgtctcagcGAGGACGTACGCCTGTTGCCTGGATGGCTTCCGTCTCCTGAAAGGACACacaaataagtaataataaaaaaacactgtcattTACATCATTAAGTTAATTTGATCTTGATTAATTTTTCTTAGaatataataaatcatttattaacagtgtatgtgtatgtaacCAAACCCAGACACTGAAGATCTAATATTCACACTATACTACGGCATCACCTCAACCTTATAATTACACATTATAGATTGAATTATTGAAAGAGTTCAAGCAACAACCATGTGAATGCATACTGTTTAATGATGCATCAGGTGGTTTCAGACCCAGTATCACTTCTTGTGAGGCTGCTGTGTGTTACACACTGGATCTTTTTAACCTCACATTTTCTATAAATATGAGGTCTTTTGTTATTGTGATGTTTATTAAGAGTATTGAAGCAGGGACCATTGcacttgattttcttttaattacattattttactgatattatcCACCAATCCAACGGTACATTCCTGATGCTGCAGTGCTGATAGAAATATAACaggaataaagaaatataataatactgaTGAGCTGAGAGAGAAGCAAAGAACTCACCTTGTCAGAAAAGCCACTAATGCCATGATAGCCAGTAGAACAGCGACGGTCACGCCGATAATGATCAATCTGCCTCCTGAGGACTCAGACGGGTTCGTCGATGTATAGAGAACAGAAACAGGATTAGAGCCAGAACAAACTGTCTCAGGCAGTATTCTTTAATACAATGAGCAGCATGTGAATGGCCAGACCTCGGACCGAGAACGTCCTGGTGCTGCAGGAGTATAGGTACAATGTTAAGGTATTTCATAATGTTTGACTTCATGGTAGCAGAACCTTTTTTAATGAGTTAAAtgcaaaatatttgaaataaatattgCCTGGATAAAGTCATGTATTTAGAACCTTAAAAAGTGGCAGAATGGGTCAGCAGTTTATCACAAGGTTCAATCTCCTCCTGTCCACACATCGAAATGTTTTTGAGCAAGACAATGAACCCTAAATTTCTCCTCATTTATACGTGGGTATAGAAATGAAGTCACTTTAATTACTACTTTCCTCTTCTTCGTATTACATAACAACACACAGAACTGTTTGGATCATAAAAATTCACTCCTTGATTTGTAATATCTTAGTGGCTAAACAgataaatcattttgttttagtaaggtttaatcacatttatttgtcattgtcaaAGGTGAGTGTATACAAAAAGTCCACAACTGTATTTGTGAGTCATGGAAGCACTCCCcgtttttcaaacattttgaaatCAGTTTCTACCTTTTGGACTAATATTTGCAAGTAAAAACCCTGCTCAACCCTGTAAACAGGTTTGGCCAGGTGTTACTCTGGGACTATGTTCTGCAGGATTGTGGAGAACACATGGCTGCCACTGAAAACTGTTGAACTCGGATTCTGTGACTGACAGGCTCTTCATTGACCCACCTTTGGAGCCTGTGAGTGTTACGCTCTCGGTCTGTGATCCGCGTCTGTTGCTTGCTACACAGCAGTGCTGCCCACTGTCCTCAGTGGTGATGCTGGCGCTGCTGAGCGTCGAGCCTCGTCTGGAGGGTGTAGCCGGGGATCGTCTTGCCTGATGCCAGCTTTTGTCTGCTgcagggagacatgctgcaCCCTGGTACCAGGTGTATGTTTGGACAGGTGGGTTGGCATCACTGCTGCAGGTCAGAGTCACAGGAACTCCGTCCTGTAGCTCTGCAGCAGGAGAGACTGAGACGGCTGTGTTTCGAGGAGAGTCTAGACAGGAAGGAAATGAAAGGTCAGTTACACCTGACATGAgatatgatatatatgatatgaGTCACTGCTTTTAAGCCAGTTTTCAAACTGAACAAGGAAGTTTCTTCATCCAGCCAAGAATTTCTCAAATTCTCTGTTGGAATGCTCAGTCAGAAGCACCTTGCTTTACTTCTGTTAATGTGAAGCACATCAATAGGCTAAACAAATGACTAAATCAGGATAATATTTCACTCACACTCTACGTCAACGGGCAGCACGGTTGAGTTCTGCACTTTATCTCCAGTCTGTATCTGACAGTAGTAGCTGCCAGAGTCATCAGATGTAACCTCCGTGATGTTCCACACCGGTCCAGTGTGTCTCGGGCTGGTGCTTGCGCTCTTGTACCATCTGAAACGGGCCTGTGGACCGGCCGCAGGGCTGCAGCAGGCTAGACGTAAAGCCACGCCCTCTGAGATGTCACCGGAGGGACTTGCTGATGCTGTGACGTCGGAGGATGGGTCTGGAGAACACAAGGGGTAGGAAAGTGGGAAAGCATGTGTGGTTAGATTGTCTTACTTCAGATATTCAAGAAGAGAAAATGAATCATTTGACTGGTTAGTTTATCCTTGTGTGTACATCAACAGGGCAAAAATCATATACGAATTACATGGCTGGGAATATTGACATCCAATGTTTTGCTTGCTTGTAATGATGTTTCTGCAGGACTGTTTTCAGGTTTCAAGTTTTCAAGTTTAGTGATTTGTGACCAACAACTGTACAACACTTTCTGTTCAGGGTGTTGGCCAGGACTTTAGAAAcactgaggtcaaaggtcaaaccaCCCATCAGATCATTTTAGAGgttattatattgttttgtatatttttcccTGTTGAATTAATTGAATTgttctattattatatattttctctACTGTATATGATAGTCTAAAAGCTATATCTTATTTATCTACCCAACAAGAAATACCCAAATCTGGTGGTTAAACTGCTGTATTTACTCATCTCTGTACAACTGTCATGAGCAATACAATGTGACATGACAATTTGTACCCAATCTGAGTTGAACATCTTTCAGCCGGTAAACAAATATCCAACTTTTCTCTGATAATTAATTTCTATTCTACTGTATTCTACCATTTTTTGGATTGTTTTGCTCATCCTACAGATTACCAGTAGATCATGGGGTTTAATCACAAAGGATGACACAGCATtgcaacaaagaaaaaacaagaagagTGCGGCTTCACACAGACGTTTCTCAATCATTTCTTCAGATTATCCTAACACCACTTACCAACACCACCCAGCCTGACTGCTTCTCACCAGGCTCTAATACCTTCAATTGCTCTAAAtcccctgttttttttaaaagttcagCAGGTTTACAGTTTGTCCCTTCATGTTTGGCTGTGAGTGACTGTCATCATTACTTTAGGACCTGGctagaaaaataaaactgtcTGACATTACGAAACACCTTATTTATATGCATGTCAGTTGCAGTTCTACTTCTCATAAAAAGCACAAAGTGTCAAACACAGAGTTGCATAAAGGAAGTGGTTCACTGAAAGGCAACACTTGTTGTCCAAGTATTGAAGTTAGCAAAGTACACATATTCTTAATTTGATGTTTGTTTCTTGTACAATTACTACAAAACAGCTACCACTCGATACTGTTGACGGCAGACAGGCAGTAAGACGGAGTGTCAGTGAGACACAACATTCACAACATTCACAACATGGAGGAaggacaaataaaataattcttTATGGTTTGTCTACTGTGGTTGGTTAAGGCAAACTGAATTGAatctgtctgttttttcttcttcatctttaaGATTTTGAGATGGACGTGAGCTACAGTATATGGGTGAAAATCAAGACATGATTGATGAGTCATACACTGTCAATAAATCCACTGCTGCTCTTATATACTATAATTCTTACattctttaatgcacatttttatgtattatgtagatatcatctgtcactttatgtacatattaatatatgtacatacctgtcactgtaaatataaatcctactcggtgtacatacagtatacaaacATCTCCACATGTACATGCTATACATAATCATCTAGTCCATGTAAATTATATCCATccaatatttatttctttgcactatttgtattgtttacaactcccaaacacttgacttgtatatagacatttgatttgatttttgtttttattattatattatttattctgttatttctattctgtgtaaagacattgagagagctgcataaaaacaGGAGTTAAATTCCTtgtatgcatatactgtacttggtgaaataaacctgattctgattctgataaaaaTCAGCTCTCTACTTTGCAT is a window of Sebastes umbrosus isolate fSebUmb1 chromosome 11, fSebUmb1.pri, whole genome shotgun sequence DNA encoding:
- the cd22 gene encoding B-cell receptor CD22, with the protein product MEKMLLMLVLLMPGTVSAGWSVTFDNPNPCALKGSSVELSCSYNYTDGETVIKTAWYKGELKDGTWRRVELSDLPSYQNRSEFFGDQLHDCGLAIHDLQDSDSGHYYFRFDTETYGRRSKESVYLTVTDAELRASVYPESVRAGDTVTLKCGTYTSTSCQLPSTVWFKDGRPVAEPVFQAQAEDAGNYSCAVKGQESVLSDPVALDVQYPPLNVSVEVSYHGPLTEGSSVNLTCSSAANPAADSYTWYRVSTGSMLQVGSGQVLSLPSVDASHTGLYLCRAGNHLGGNNSTEVLLTVDETDINRVVLFVGIGVKVFIILLLPLVIIWAWRLRRNSAVDKEENGHDYENINLKS
- the LOC119497286 gene encoding B-cell receptor CD22-like translates to MGGRVAQSCWLLITLSLKGILAGDWSVRLPSSPICAVIGSSVVLPCSYDYPQSSNETKEEGRLSTQGGGGGQQGQQYKVLSEMWCLENSRCMTQRYVFHSAGIFPEPSYQNRVEYLGQPGTKNCSLRISDLRQSDSGSYVFYLITSHPTQKMPEQSGIQLLVADPSSDVTASASPSGDISEGVALRLACCSPAAGPQARFRWYKSASTSPRHTGPVWNITEVTSDDSGSYYCQIQTGDKVQNSTVLPVDVEYSPRNTAVSVSPAAELQDGVPVTLTCSSDANPPVQTYTWYQGAACLPAADKSWHQARRSPATPSRRGSTLSSASITTEDSGQHCCVASNRRGSQTESVTLTGSKATNPSESSGGRLIIIGVTVAVLLAIMALVAFLTRRRKPSRQQAYVLAETTATAP